In Cicer arietinum cultivar CDC Frontier isolate Library 1 chromosome 7, Cicar.CDCFrontier_v2.0, whole genome shotgun sequence, the genomic window TTTCCATATTTTTTCATGAAGGTCATATTGCAGTTAGCAGAATCTGGTTCATTTTTTGGCCaggttgatttattcaaagttcgTGGAAAGTTTGCTTTATCCGATGCTTATGAAGATCACTTCATGCTTCCAAAAGGGAAAATCCTCATGGTCACGCATAGAAGAGTCATATTACTACAAGTATATATTCAtgattttgaataataaataaaatcccATTTTCTTCAATCCATTGTTACTTATCAGCAATCTTTTTTCATTGTCAGCAACCATCCAATATTATTGCTCAGAGGAAGTTTAGCCCTGCAAAGGATCCTTGTTCAATAGTGTGGGATATACTGTGGGATGACTTTGGTGTAATGGAACTGTCACATGGAAAAAAAGACAACCCAAAATCTCTTCCTTCGCGGCTCATTTTATATTTGCAGTCTAAATCATTGGATGTGAAAGAAAACATTCGTATTGTAAAATGCCTACCTGAATCCCATCAAGCTCTTCAAGTTTACTCTTCAATTGAGCATGCATCGAGCATTTATGGCCCAGGTGCATCAAAAGTATGTTTCTATTCCCTTCATTGTGCTTCATTAAACATTCATTTGTATATTCGTTAGTTATAACTTGTGGTATCCCTCCCACGCTGAATTCATTTGACTGTACCTAAACTGACatttgaaaactttttttttttactcccAGATGCATCAGCATGCTTAATGAACAtatatttgttcaaattttgcaCAATATTACTCAGTTCTGACTTCTGTGTGATAAATTATTTTCCATTGATATTTCAGGGAATGCTGAAAAATAAAGTAACCAAGCCATATTCACCACTTGTTGATGGTCCTAGTGTAGATTTAACACCCAAAGAAGGGGTTTGCCCCTGGTCCCCCCAACAGATGCCTGGATCGGCTCCTCTCTCTTCAAGTTTTGGAAGCAGTTCCGATCACTAGGACTGAGTTTTCACTTTTCACCATACATTGCATTGCTACATTCAACGTGATCAAGGCCCTATCTCAAATTGTCCTGCAAAATTATTTGGACGAACTCCATCAATTAGTCTGTTTGATCTTATTCTTGCTGACATCCACCTCGCAAATGTGGCATAGAACAGCCCTCTTTTTTATCTTATTCTTGCTGACATCCGTTCAACCATGGAGGGGCATAAAAGAGCCCATTTGCTCTTCAGTTTAAAAGGTATCGTTTTTTGTATATTCCTCACTATCACCAGAGATGGTAATGTTGGTTTCTGGAACAATATACCTAACCGGGGTAATAAATGGTTAGCTGGAGGGAATTGATTGTAAATCAATGAATTTCTGAGGTAGCAAGCATTATTAGTTCTTAGTATTAGCTCCAATAGTTCTTGTATAATATCGACGGAAATTGCTTTTGTTGTACATATGCAAAATTATATAGCTCTCAGTAAAAACTCAATGATGTGCGTCTGCTTTGCATGACCTCAGAATACAATATTAAATGCGTTCCTCCATTTGAGGAagtcatttttcaacttttgcCTATGCTTCATCGTTAATGAGTTTAAGGACTTTACCTTGAGAAATAGAGCCATCTCTTCCCAAATTCACACAAAACAGATGCAAacttattaacaaaaaaatttatatttataatataagcCACTTACAAATTTACAATAGTACTTgtggaaaaaatttaaattgaaggGACGAAGCCTGCGGTTATCTAGAAATGAATGTAATTGAATGATTTGTATTGTTAATAGAGTTCAAGTttattatgataataatttagGACTATATAATTTGCGGTTATCTTGACACAAAAATAGGACTACTTAGTCTGATAATATTAATGGAGTTGAAGTTTATTATGTTGAAAAGAtggttaataaatataataaagtattttaGCTCATTAACTATCTATgattttgaatgatttgattgcaatttttaagtgtatatatatatatatttgaacacATTTTAGCCTCAATTAATATACTGGACAATTGCaattaaaagtagttttttattttttttttacaaactaaaAATGTTTGATGTGGTCTCGTGGCAAAGACATAAAAGTCATGATATTTTAACGTGGATAcgtgaaattttttaaatttaatatccaatataatagtaatatgttaaagtttttattaaattatatatatttgtaaagaGAGAGACGTTGATCAttctttattaatattaatatataattataatttttataatatattttaattcattcgTTAGAATATCAATAAAAGTatcattcaaataatttaaaataaattttagttttatataaTAGTTAACAATTCAAAAGCTTgtaaaaaaacattcaaaataatttttcattgtcTTTTCACCTAATTCATAAAAGACTTGGTTTTTAAGTTTTGTTAATTAAGAGATAACTTTTTCAATCCAAAAATTCTAACACTATCTTAAAGTTGATGTACATATCAACTGATGtctcaaaaaaaaattgccttacgttattaatttaatgtcttttcataaagtatatatatgtatgtactTAAAAGGTATTTCAGAAAtattagataaattatttttaaaaaaaaaattaaaataattttgatacttTTATGATACGTATTTACAAATATTCATAAAGTATTAGCATTAAATATGTTCATGGGTATTCCAATAGGCAATATAACTATGTCCTTTATTTTGAAGTATTTGAACTACATGTATTATTTGCATTAGATGAgactaacaaatattaaaattttcaattgtttaaattgtttaaattttcaattgttTAAATGATTTGGATTCAATTTTCAATTGTTTAAATGATTTCTgtcttaaaattatttgagataaagtgtagatttttttaaaatttgattaaatacaAAAGTTATTCCGTGCGTTTACACGATATACATATTAATAAGAAGTGAAAGATTATCGTCATGATTCTaaattaatatctaatttattgATTTCATTTAAAACAAATCGTTCATGATAATTTTGATTcgaacaattttttattaaattttattttctttgaaattaaactttgaagattaaaaaaaaaatctatatgcTTTTTTTTCTACTGCTATTCTAATTTATTGACTGCTACTATATATTATttgtgaataaaatataaataaaaaataataattaaaaaattgatgaatttaattttaatttttaatcaaatatattaattttctaattattatttttatttatatttaattttagagtGCCATTATAGGACCAATTCCGACAACTTAGCCTTCGCTAAGTCATCATGCAATGTAATAAAAGTAAACCACCTCAAGTCTCAAAATAACTACTCatcaaaaatatctaaattgactgttttttttagtaaaatatatgataaatattcacataaatttatatacaatttaaaatctCAAAGTGTAAACTTgagatataattaatttaacaattttgatattaaatgattgaataaatatttaagatagaaataaataagagaaataTTAACAACTGTCCAAAGGCACTTGTTAAACatctaaatatacaaatattatattgaaaattgtgtgaaaggttaaaatttatttttctcaatataaattttttattttcatatcttTACCAAGTGTCTTTAAGACAATTGTTAATCTGACCCAATAAATAGAcaactttattaattattataacataaaatatagaCATAATTGTTCCTGCattcctttaatttaatttcaggtaataCTTTagacttttatctttttttttcgatttagtcttttatttaattttaagtaacaatttgatcctttatatcttaaaatgtcaacaatgttatcatttcttTACAAAAGCTTAGAAgattcatcaaaatcttcaaacaaaaccatAAAATTCAATACTAATTTCAAGATCATGTATTCATCagatgcataactcaaatattcaaataaactcatatttctaTCTCCAACGACatcaaattcattaaataaagaatgaaaatacgagtttatttgaagattttagttataaatttgatgaaatttgtattatattaaagatgataattaattttatggatttttaaaaaaaaaattgttaatttttaaattttttgtaaaaaaatgataatattattgatattttaagatataaaagatcaaattgttacttaaaattaaattaaaaaataaattaaaaaaaaacaataaagaaaTGAGGTGTtacatgaaattaagttaaaggaccgcGAGATCaatgatattaaataaataatactaacaactttttaataaatgtaTATGTAAAAgagtgataaataaatatttgtctacTCCTTTTTATAATCTTGTACTACTTtcgttttattataattgtcgcATTTGCATAaaataattgttgtttttggttttcaatgtaaaattaatttatttttatccatTATACCctctaattaataatatatgtgtCACTTCTAATTTATCATCCCTCTACTTTGtatctaattaataatatacGTGTCACTTCTAATTTATCATCCCTCCACTTTGTATGtatgataattaaaattaatcaaagATATAAGTTTAGGAAAATTATTCTTCTCccattaatttatcatattttcctaatatatattaaatggtcatgaaaaattatttttcttaggGTGCTAACCTACActtgttaaataataaaaatggaaattttactttaaaaagaacacattttaaattttcaatgttaaaaatacaacttttgaaaatgacaaattaaatatttatctgaTTAACTGAACTGATgtgatattattaaaatatttgctGATTTAAACTCAAAACTTCacatttgtttatgaatttcttagatataaaaaatatttgtatatttagttgCTGAACAAATACTCCAAAAGCAATTATAGCATCTGTCTTTTGAGAATTGAACTGTGCACCCCCCTCTTTTACCTCTCACCCCTCAACCATAAGGAAAAGACCATTATTCCCCTTATTTCAACtataaaaccctaaaaaaacaCTTTCCTTTTTTCACCCATTTCTTCGAAACTCTGAAATATTCGATTCTCTCACCCTACTAAAAATTCGAATCTTTCAAACATCTGAAGTAAAAAAGTAAGGCAACTTTCGttgaatatgaaagtttcgaaacatatttttttcaaaaattttcaaacttttgaaactttctttaaacttgaaactttcgaagtacaaaagttttgaaagtttcgttaaacttgaaagtttcgaagtacaaactttcgaaactttcgaacaatGCTAAACTTTCGAAACGTAAAAGTTTCAAATATTCTGAATGTTACGAAAAAACACGTTTCGAAACTTTGAGATGCATGCATAGTTTCGAAacctttcgaaagtttcgtttCCATTGAAAGTCTCGAAATGATTTTTTGggttttttaaatacttttccatttgtttttaataatgatttattgatatattgcagTGCCTAGAATGAGAGGTGTGTTTGGTCAAATTATTCGCAACTTGATAGGTGACATAGGTGATGGTgtagagagaattccaccaacagcATCAAACAAACGACGCAACGAAGCAAATCGTCCAATTAGGCAGCGTCGTCGAAGACAAGAGGAGGTCCATGATGATGATGTCGAGTCCACTGAGcaggaggaggatgtccctcaGCCTCCACAGATGGAGTAGGTCGCTGATGATATTCATGATACTTCTGCACATGCTGATGATGCTGATGAGTCGGATGATGCTGCTGATATTGATGATCAGGATCAGCAGACCGAATTTCCCGGAGGACCGACGGTGACATGTGTGTTAACACAGTACGAGCATCACGTGGCTCGGAGACTATGGGAAAGAGAGgtaaatgttaatttatttttatatttaattatttgtttatttgtgtttaagtttatttaattaattatatatttatataaatgtttaattatatttatgtttaagtttaagtttatttaattaattatatattaatataaatgtttaattatatttatttttaagtttaattaattaattgtatatttatatatatgtttaattatttgtttatttatgtttaagtttatttaattaattgtatatttatataaatgtttaattgtatttatgtttaagtttaagtttatttaattaattatatattagtataaatgtttaattatatttatttttaagtttaattaattaattgtatatttatataaatttttatttatgtttaagtttatttaattaatctcaATTGTTCTGTAATTATTCGCAGGATCGTGGATCATTAAAAGTAATTACTCACGGATTAAAATTGAAGAAGTTTGCTGAAGTTTCTATGCCAGCTCCTGTAGAGCATTGGATTCAGGAATCTGGGCTGATGCATCTATCTTCAGGCTACCTCATTATGGCTGATGCTGGTCTTATATTCgcatttgttgaaagatggcatagagagaccagctcatttcatctgccatttggagagatgactATCACCTTAGACGAGGTTGCTACTCTCCTTCACATCTCACCACatggtaattttttttgatgCACCTATGAATACTAATAATGCTGCAAGAGctgcacatgagtacttaggtgcaacatGGGAGGAAGCATGTGCTAAGATTAGTTATAACAAATGTGCCCCATATAGATTGCAATAGTTGTGTGATTTATATAgtcgtctcattcaaactaatcagtttgagtgtgcggctagaACGTATCTATTGCATTTAGTTGGTTGCACTATTTTCGCCGATAAAACACATACGCGTGTTGATGCGAAATACATTActctttttattgatttacatcGTTGTTGAGGCTACTCGTGGGCTTCTGCGGCATTGGTTTTCCTTTATGACAACCTGGGAGATGGAGTTGTCCACGACACTCGACAGGTGGGAGGTTACATGACCCTACTACAGGTAATTATTACGTTGTATATTAAGttgtgtcatttatttatttaattattaagttgtgttatttatttatttattaagttgtgtcatttatttatttaattattaatttaattattacgttgtgttattttattatgttaattatgttGCAGTGTTGGATTTACGAGCACTTCCCTAGGATCTGTAAGCGGGGTGATAGAGGAGTGGTTCCTGCAcatcttccaagagcatgtaggtggaCTGCAAAACATGTTGTTGAAGGTAGATTGATGGCATATCGTCGGAGACTTGATGCATTGTTGCTCGAGGATGTAGTGTTTAcaccatatgatgatgatcgagCTAATCATCGTTTGTATCGATTTCGATGTTTTCAGGATATCTTCGATGTGGTGGAGTCTCAGTCCCATATTTGCCAGAGCGATGTCTTCGACAGTTTGGTCGTATTCAGTGCATTCTGCGTGACGTTCCTCCGATGTCGGACATTATAGATTGGGTCTGGCAGAGTACTATGAGATCATCTGTAGAGACCTTTCAGAGACTATATCCTGTTGCGACTTTTTCTATAGAGGTCACTGCAGACTACTATGCATGGTATATTAGTGTTTCACATCCTCTGATTCTCCCTCCATCCACTGTTGCACTTTCGAGTCCACATACTATTGTTGCTACACATGCTGGTCCATCATCTTCTGCACATGTTGGTAGAGACCGTAGAGACCGTAGAGCAGCTGAGTTTGCACATATGGCCTTAGATATGGTAAGACCATTTAGTGAGATTCATGAGATATTAAGTGAATTATGCCGCTTGTATGACGATTAGTTATTGTGTTATTGTGCTATGTATGCCCGAATATTTAAtcgataattttatattgagatATTTTGAGATTATCGAATGTGTTATTCAATGTGTTTTGAatgtgtttttatattttgaaacgtAAATGATAACACGTAATGATAACGTAAATGATAATACATAATGaaatacaatatattaaattataatattcatttcatgaaatacaagatatattctaatcttcatttaatgaaatacaagatgatttgCTAAATGATGGATCAATGTGTTCCC contains:
- the LOC101512248 gene encoding uncharacterized protein isoform X2, with amino-acid sequence MTLLQCWIYEHFPRICKRGDRGVVPAHLPRACRWTAKHVVEGYLRCGGVSVPYLPERCLRQFGRIQCILRDVPPMSDIIDWVWQSTMRSSVETFQRLYPVATFSIEVTADYYAWYISVSHPLILPPSTVALSSPHTIVATHAGPSSSAHVGRDRRDRRAAEFAHMALDMVRPFSEIHEILSELCRLYDD
- the LOC101512248 gene encoding uncharacterized protein isoform X1, whose translation is MLIMLQCWIYEHFPRICKRGDRGVVPAHLPRACRWTAKHVVEGYLRCGGVSVPYLPERCLRQFGRIQCILRDVPPMSDIIDWVWQSTMRSSVETFQRLYPVATFSIEVTADYYAWYISVSHPLILPPSTVALSSPHTIVATHAGPSSSAHVGRDRRDRRAAEFAHMALDMVRPFSEIHEILSELCRLYDD